The sequence below is a genomic window from Oreochromis niloticus isolate F11D_XX linkage group LG3, O_niloticus_UMD_NMBU, whole genome shotgun sequence.
ATACAGTTAGCAGATAACATAGTTAAACGAGCAACACCAGGTCATATTGACCTTtacctaagaaaaaaaaaaggctagaTTTTGTCAGTGAAATTCTAACCAcctaaatctaaatgttaaaataaactaGAGTTTTGCCATCACTAGCTCAAGCTCGGGTCCTGCCAGAAGGTACCAGAGGCCTGgaagcttgagggtcctgcacagtatcttagctgttcccaggactgcgctctactggacagagatctccgatgttgttcccgggatctgctggagccactcgcctagtttgggagtcactgcacctagtgctccgattaccactgggatcACTGCTACCTTCAACCTCCACATCTtcttgagctcttctctgagtccttggtatttctcctgcttcttgtgttccttctttctcatgttgctgtcattcgccACGTCTAACACTATGGgtgtcttcctctgcttgtccaccactattatgtccggttggttagccatcaccagtttgtttCTTACTGATAATATCATTGGTAAAATTTGTGCCATATAAGCATGTTAAACCTGTTTGACTTTATTAGTAAAAttcttcctttcatctttctaactagtttctgttttttccttcctctcatCTTGACCTCTGTTCTTCAGCCTCTGGATTTTTGTGTAAATCACAGTTTTTAAGTTAATTGTTAAGTTAATTcttaacatttaaaagtgtgatGTCTGGGTACAGAGGATCTCCCTCATACGTTTGCGTTGTATTGTTGTATTCTTCAACAGCATCTTTAGAGTGTCATCTGTCTTTGGCCTtgggatttttttaaactatcaAGTTTTTTGACCACTATACAACTAGGAGTTAGTCCAACTTCATTACTGTCTGTAGCACAgggtttgattttatttatgctACTTAGGCTCATTTTCAAACTTCTTAAGAAGTTTAATATTTTAAGGTGAAGAGCATGAGCTCCACTAGACTGAATTTCTCAGATGTGAAGTTtctgtagaaaaaaaataaataattggatGACATTAAGCAGTGCAATGCTCTGAATATACTCATAAATGGCTTAAATTTGTATTTCCAACTAAATGTATGATTCATGTATAGTTTAACTTTGTTTGTGAAGTTACTGTTGAAGACAGACACAATTGTAAGGAGATAGTGGATCTGTGGAACTAAAATTTtcttttactatttctttttatGTATTTGCAGCACTGCAGCCATTTTCACGGCATACATTATGATTTGGTACTGTAAGCTATTTATAAAAagatgtattttcttttaaatccatAAGTCTGCCTGCTTTCATTACAAGCTGGCCAGTTTTGCTTCATTTCCAGCCTCTTTGGGACTGTTctctcatattgttcccctgccactgagagtacaccttggatgGTTCGGAGGAGAACATCTGGTGTATTGCCTTGGCTTTTGTCTTCTCTGTATACATTTTCTTCCACACctcttcaacaacaacaacaaactttatttatataacacattttaaaatcagtggtatgccaaagtgcttaacatacAAGAGGGTCAGATATAAGTAACAGAGACAGATGAAGGCCATGGCAAAGTACCAAACATGCTCGCAGGTTGATggcattaaaaacacagaaacaaaagaaatacaaatgaaAGCATAATAGAACAGCATAGAACAACATAAAAGCAGCTAGCCAAGGCTATAAGTCGTTGGCAGTTATTAAGGTCTCTGGTATTGGCAGCTTGTTTTAGTTCTTAGACACTTTCtttcttcatcacagctttctgTAGTTCTGATAGTTGGCTAACTTCCCTCCGTGCTGCCTTGACCTTAGGCTGTAGTCTCAATCTCTACAGCTCCGTGTGGCTGTTGTTCATCTTGTAGCCAAGAATCTCAAAGATCACTGTTGCAGTGGTGTAGATGAGGTAGTTGGTTTCAGTGACGGTCACAGTAGAGATTGATAATGCTGCATTTAcaggtggttgttgttgttgttgttgttgttgttgttccagCACAGTCCTACAGCTTACAGTGTGTATTCTAAATAGGTAAAAGTAATCCTGTGGAACAGCCCAAAACTGGTCATTCAAAACCATTCACAAAATGATGCATTTGGGAATATTAGGGATAATCAGAAATCTAATTGCCAGTGCTTATGTATTGGActgaattaaatatgaaatGATTACTTTAACAACACGGCTCTGGAGTGTGTTTCATGTgaaccattttttttcttaataatttGCATAATCCGCTCTCCCTCACAGcacgtctgactgtgagtcccagcagctctcagctgTTTAAAGATgagtttgtgtctctgagctgtgaggaggacgacagctctgctggatggactctgaagAGAACCACAAGCAGACAGCAGAacactcagtgtggagatgggtgggggAAACCAGCTGGTTCTAACTGTGACATCAGCTACATTGACCCACTTGAAAGTGgggtttactggtgtgagtccagagagggttccatcagtaacatggttaacctgacagtcactggtaaactgagtgtgtggagttagtgttgatgaagctgtgtgtaaatggatgaaatgctgtagtttgtctctgtgttgaggtggatcagtgatcctgcagagtcctgtcctccctgtgatggagggagatgacgtcactctgctctgtaaaacaaagaccactccctccaacctcccagctgctttctataaagatggctccctcatcaggaagcagcctacaggtcacatgaccatccagcatgtttccaggtctgatgaaggcctctacaagtgtgacatcagcggtcatggagagtctccatccagctggatcactgtcacaggtgacagtgtcactgtcacaggtgaggaGCTTCACTCTGATTTCACCTCTTATTTCATCCACATATTCACCTGAACAGGTGGGATTCTCTCTGCAGGTAAACCTCCACTAATATCTGGAGCTCCGCCCCTCGCAATATCCCTCCTGCATTTTGAGGTTACTCTGATGGGCTACCTGGTGTTTGTTGTTCTGTCCATACAACATCTCCACTCTCCTCAAAGTGAATCTTTAACATCACACAGCCATG
It includes:
- the LOC112844049 gene encoding low affinity immunoglobulin gamma Fc region receptor II-like codes for the protein MCKARKTLTEIYCTLQDEMEQQKYPVYCLVFSVWPVKEKQVYINCLNVKKTFCLLVICKCKHPACSTEDVSCFLSVALTSTNETHACYSHLFVALSFCENSLDYLSSIFAVLNSLLTCSTKQARLTVSPSSSQLFKDEFVSLSCEEDDSSAGWTLKRTTSRQQNTQCGDGWGKPAGSNCDISYIDPLESGVYWCESREGSISNMVNLTVTGGSVILQSPVLPVMEGDDVTLLCKTKTTPSNLPAAFYKDGSLIRKQPTGHMTIQHVSRSDEGLYKCDISGHGESPSSWITVTGDSVTVTGKPPLISGAPPLAISLLHFEVTLMGYLVFVVLSIQHLHSPQSESLTSHSHGGN